GGCGAGCTGTTCTCTAATCAGGCTTTCGTCATACTTTCTGGGCTTTCTAATTGAAGTTTTAGTAGGAGGGGTGGTaacttcaaattttttgtgGTACCAATCCAACAGAAAGGCAGTTGCCAACGCCGATAGAACTGAGCATGTCAGGATTTTGCTAGACATTATACATTAGAGAGTGTGCCTCTAGTTAGTGCCTGGTACTTAATggagttgaagattttgtaAGTTTcagaattttttttctcttccCATTGCCACAACAAAGGAAAAGTCGCGGAACATCTGTCATTTACTTAATTATCTATAACTTTAGGTTCTGGGAAGCACGGGCCTTCAATTTAGCAGGCCCATGAGGGAACTCCACTATCACGGATCCCACCAAACAAACCAATACCAACAATATACATACTGTACCAAAAATCGCTCCCATCACTCTGAATGCTGGCAATCCAAAGGAATGATACACTTGTGTGCAACCAACCGAAAGGGTACCAATGGGGAAAGTCATCGTCCACCATGCTCGTGAAAATGGAATAGGGTAGTAGAATATACATGTCGCTGTGGAGATTGCTAAGAtgaaaaatccaaacgAAAGAAGTATTAAGgaccaaaagaaacacTCCCAATGGATAACAACACGGACCAAATCGTGATTAAGTAAGTTTTCTgtttcaccaaagaaattggaCATATTATAAGACTGGTTGGCTATGCCCCACGCTCCTTGTCCCATAAGGCCTATCGGGGCAAAAGTAGCGAAGGTAGCAGCTTTGGGAGGGAGCTTTAGCAGTAGCAGTCTACCAAAGAAGACATAAATGAATCCGAACCCTAGGCAAATGGAATTTGCCCATAGCAAGAATGAAACTATGCTGGTAGTCATTTGAAGACTTCTGTGGTCATTCATGTCTCGAGCGACCAGGGCTCCGCAAGCTGCACACACTGTCAGTGGTAGAACCGGCAGaatcaatgaaaagttAACCTGTGGAGGGCCGATCTtggattttgaaaaaaggaTGAACACTAGAAACCAACCACAAAAGATGGCAAGAATGACATTTATCCACCAGAACACAAACTGTCCTACCACAAACTTTCCGTCTGCTAGATAATGGATCATGTTAGTCAGGGTAGACCAACCCATTGAGTAAGGCCCCAAGAAAACACTAAACGCTGGATCTTGAATGAGGTCTTTGCGAAATACTGGAAACTTGTACAGCTTCAACGCGGTGAAACTAGTTACCAATATAAATAAAAGGAGCGAGATACCCCACATTATCAGCCCAAGGACTTCCAACCATCTTGCAGGGTAGGGGAATTTGTACAGTATCCCGGCACATATTCCAGTGGACATGAACGCTATGTTCCATATTGGATGGTATTCTTTGATGTAGTGCTCCCAGAAAATATTATGTCCCTGGTGACTCAGAATGCTGTGTTCGTCTGAAGGGGTGACTAATGTTACCGATTGTGCTTCTAAATCTTGAGGAGTGCTGGAATTGGGATCTCCATCTGTGTTTTCTCTGGGTAAATCATTACTAGCAGGCATCCTGTTTGCTATCGATTGGTGTAAAAACTGATTCCACCTTCAATAAGAGAGCATGACGAAGTGCCCATCTTATGCTCATCCTGCCGTCATGGTTTTTCTGTAATGGGAATAAATAGGCGCGACAATGCCTGCGATGATGGCCACGGAAATGGCAGTGATGTGGAGAAAAGGGCTTCAAATGAGGAGTCCGGTGCAACAAATATGAGAACTGAATCTACCACTTTCTTTTGACAATAGTCAGTAGTCAAGTAAGTTCGAAAGCCGTCAACTGAGCCTTTGTAAAGACGATTAAGATACTTACAATTGATGGAACGAGTCCATTGCGCGGAAAGTTGGTAGTAATACCACTAGATCAAGGTGATCCGTATTAGAGCTACTGTCCAAGGCTTGAAGCTTATTTTGTTACTGATATCACTTCATTACAGACCACTTAAAGTCCAATCATTACGCTGACAGTTACCTCAGCGTAGGTGAGACAGAGGGCGCGAATGTCCATCAACATTCGCCAACTGTGTTCaaccagaaaaaaaacttcaTACAAATCACCAACAGCTAGATGTATCTGTCCGTAAGACAGTTTTCCTCCCAGAAGCCTTGCAGACAGTTGTCTCAAGAACTTCTCAACAAGTTTGAGGAGTATATTGTTTATCAAAAAACCCCAAAGAAGCTCAAAACAATGATATACAGACCCACCAATTCACAACAATTAATTGCAGCAGACTTGATTGATTCTACGGGGAAGCCATTGGCTCCGCAAACATATAAAGGCCCGCCTCGTCAAAATGATCTTGTCAAACTGATCAACCAGTGTGAATCTTATGATGAGTTTCTCAAGGTCCGCCAGctcatttttgatgttactagaaattccaagaagaagcctTCAGTTTTGACATCCAAGCCATTGACTCCGTTTTTGATCAAAGCGGCTCAACTAAACCGCCTCCCTCATTCGTTGACTACTTTGTGGACGCTTCCGACTGAATGGTATTCTCAGTTTGATCCCTCGATTGCATCAACTGTAGTGATGTTGGAGTACCTCAAAGTTGCAGAACGAGGTACTACGGACCAACATCTTGACCATGCATCGTTGGATAAACGTTTACAGAAGTCCGAAAAGATACTCCGGGATAAGTTTCAAGATGCTATAGCGGAGCAAGTTCAGCAGGATCCTCTAACCAATTTGTTAAAACTGAGCTGCCATATCAAAGCGGAGGAgatcaacaacttcaactcGGTGGTGCAACTTGAACCCTATTTAGAACTCCATTTGGCTAAAGGAGCCGCCATAAAACTCCCAGATGTGTCTCGTTTTGCCTTGAAGTCCGTTGCCCAAGGctccaagttcaagatcTACGCGCAATACAAATACGACTACTGCAAGATCCAGATCGTTAATGCTTCCCTGAACAACTTGCAGGCCCACATCTCAAATCCTGCCATTGCAGAAATCATCCACAAGCTAACTCCTTTCTTGGATACTATGGAAACGATTGGTGAGTCAATTGGATATTCCAATCTCTTGGTTGAGTTTGAGAACACCATGCAATTCCCTAAGCATATCCCCCCACCATCGTCTGAGTGATTTATAGTGACTTCTTGTATATACCATAGAGGTGGTCCTAAAGAAGGAGATCCAACACCCCCCTTAGCCTAACATGTACATCTTTTCCACTTCCTTCTTCCATTTGGCTGATAGAACTTCGCGATTGTAGAACCtatatttttttttttccatcGCTTTTCTTCTAGTACGGAATTTCTCATCTACAGCCAAACATGAGTGAAGGGACCAAGCCCGAAACTAGTCAACTTACCAATAAGGAGCTCAAAGAGCTtaagaagaaggagaaggcTGCAAAGAGAGCGGCCAAAAAAGAATCCATTGGAATCAAACCTGATGCCCCACAACGCCGTGGTGGTGATAGACCCAAAACTGCTTCTAACatcaagaaacaaattaACCAGTCCAAGACCCAATCAGAGACCTTGAAGATCCCTCCATTATTTGGTCATTTAGAAACGAGAGAACAGAGAATTAGCAGTACCCCACCGCAATTGGCTAATATTGTACACCCCTCTATTCTCACTCTTTGTTTAAAGTACAGTACGTTCAAGATCGTGGGATCTACGCATAGGTGCCAAGCAATGCTAGAAGCTTTCAAGGATGTGATTGAATCTTACAAAACCCCAGAGGGTACTTCCTTGTCCAGACATTTAACTGGCCACCTGTCTCATCAAATTGAGTACTTGAAGAGTGCTCGTCCCCTAAGTACTTCTATGGGAAATACTATCCGCTGGTTGAAACAGGAAATTAGTTTGATTTCGATTGACGAGACTGATGAACAGGCCCAACTGATTTTGACCGAAAAAATCGATGTTTATATTAAGGAAAAGATTGAGTATGCTAACATCGCCATCACAGACAGCACTATCCAGCATATTGTGGATGGAAGCACAGTCTTAACATTTGGACACTCACAGGTTCTTTTGCATATATTCAAGCATGTTGCTACGGAGTTAAACCGCAAGTTCAAGTTGGTCATCGTTGATTCCAGACCTTTATTTGAGGGAAAGAAACTTGCCACAGAATTAAGCGGATATCCAAACATATCATGCCAATACATTTTCATAAATTCTCTCTCATCAATCCTTCAAGAACCTGTTGATGTGGTACTGCTGGGAGCGCATGCCATGCTTTCGAATGGAAGACTTTATTCCAGGGTGGGTACTGCTCTTATTGCTATGAGTGCTCACAAGAGAGACATACCTGTATTGGTTTGCTGTCAAAGTATCAAGTTCAGTGACAAAGTGCAATTGGATTCTGTGACCATGAACGAACTCTCTGAAGGTCAAGATCTTTTAACCATGGGATCGaaaccaacaaaaagaaatggttTTGCATTGGAGCAGTttctgaaggaaaaaagaacgcaaaaagaagaagaatccaaaggaaaaaagaattccaacaacaacaacaacagtaATAGTAACGGTGTCTCGTTGACAAAGCCTGAAGATCCTTTGGCAAACTACAGAGAAATAGACAATGTCACCATATTGAATATCATGTATGATCTGACTCCTCCAGAATACATTCAAAAAGTCATCACTGAAGTAGGTTCTTTGCCCCCGTCCTCAGTTCCAGTAATTTTAAGAGAATACAAAGGTAACAGCAGTAACAGTTAGAGAAGCAAATATATATGTCTATAATTCAGCGCTTGCCATCTACTTTTATTTAAAAACATTTGATACTTTCTTCAATCTACTTCTTGACTTTAAAAGTACCTTCCTATTGTTATCTCTACTGTTCCTTTACTAATTACCTACCCTGTCCGTTTCCATCGGCAGAACTAACGTTCTGGTCCAAAGATGCTTTCCTTTCTTCTgccaacttttcaagttgCTCCCACTTGGCTGCTCGCTGAGCATCTTGTTTCTTACGCTCGTGGGATTGTTCCTCGTACAAGGTTGCACATTTCTGATATAACTCAGGGTTAAGTTCCATGAAAAAGTTTATGGCACCGAGGGCCAAGGCAGTAATGGTGTTGTTCCAATTTCCTCCTGAAACATCGCTCTGCTGATTTTGGAACTGGGAAATCAATTGCTGGTGTTGAAGGTTCACATATGAATTGCTCTCATGTTCATAATGACTATCCAGTAGTTCATCGCCGTCTGCGTCGTCCCCCACCTCTACTGTATTGGTGGTGGGAGTAGAGTTAGCAGTGGCCTGATCCTGGGGAATGTTCTGCGAGATAATCTCATACAGGGAAGGGTACAGAATGCTCAGGATGTTTTCATTGTCTTCTGCAATTAGTCCTAAGAATCTGTCTGAA
This window of the Komagataella phaffii GS115 chromosome 2, complete sequence genome carries:
- a CDS encoding Plasma membrane sulfite pump involved in sulfite metabolism — translated: MPASNDLPRENTDGDPNSSTPQDLEAQSVTLVTPSDEHSILSHQGHNIFWEHYIKEYHPIWNIAFMSTGICAGILYKFPYPARWLEVLGLIMWGISLLLFILVTSFTALKLYKFPVFRKDLIQDPAFSVFLGPYSMGWSTLTNMIHYLADGKFVVGQFVFWWINVILAIFCGWFLVFILFSKSKIGPPQVNFSLILPVLPLTVCAACGALVARDMNDHRSLQMTTSIVSFLLWANSICLGFGFIYVFFGRLLLLKLPPKAATFATFAPIGLMGQGAWGIANQSYNMSNFFGETENLLNHDLVRVVIHWECFFWSLILLSFGFFILAISTATCIFYYPIPFSRAWWTMTFPIGTLSVGCTQVYHSFGLPAFRVMGAIFGTVCILLVLVCLVGSVIVEFPHGPAKLKARASQNLKL
- a CDS encoding Delta subunit of the translation initiation factor eIF2B, whose translation is MSEGTKPETSQLTNKELKELKKKEKAAKRAAKKESIGIKPDAPQRRGGDRPKTASNIKKQINQSKTQSETLKIPPLFGHLETREQRISSTPPQLANIVHPSILTLCLKYSTFKIVGSTHRCQAMLEAFKDVIESYKTPEGTSLSRHLTGHLSHQIEYLKSARPLSTSMGNTIRWLKQEISLISIDETDEQAQLILTEKIDVYIKEKIEYANIAITDSTIQHIVDGSTVLTFGHSQVLLHIFKHVATELNRKFKLVIVDSRPLFEGKKLATELSGYPNISCQYIFINSLSSILQEPVDVVLLGAHAMLSNGRLYSRVGTALIAMSAHKRDIPVLVCCQSIKFSDKVQLDSVTMNELSEGQDLLTMGSKPTKRNGFALEQFLKEKRTQKEEESKGKKNSNNNNNSNSNGVSLTKPEDPLANYREIDNVTILNIMYDLTPPEYIQKVITEVGSLPPSSVPVILREYKGNSSNS